AGGTCCTTGATGCGGAACAGGTCCGTCGTCACCGCCTGCGCGACGACCTGCGGGCCGCCCGCGACGTACCTGGTGGTCGGGTTGACCCAGCGCAGGTCCTGGATCGCCCAACGCGCGCCGGCGGGCAGCGCGTCGCGCACCGCGTACGCGTCCTCGACGGTGATGGGCGGTCGCCGCTGCAGCGCGCGCCACTGCGCCTCCGTCATCTCGCCCATGTTGATGTCGGGCGTCTTGCGCAGCGAGAACGTGTTCACGCCGAGGAACTTGCCGGCGAAGTCCTGCTCCACGTACTGCGCCATCCCGTTGACGACCGAGACGACCGCGATCAGGAACATCACGCCGATCGTCACGCCCAGCAGCGTGAAGAAGCTCTTGAGCTTCTGCACGCGGAGCTGCGTCAGGGCCAGGCGAATGGCTTCGAGGACCGGCATCGGCGGGAGGGCGCGGGGCGGCGATGCGAAAGGCGGGAGGGGTGCGTCGGGGATCCGTACGCACCCCTCCCGCCGCTCGTTTCGCGCGGACTCAGTGCGCCGGCTGGGTCAGGATGCGGCTGGCGAACTGCTCGCGGCGCTCGTCGCTGGCGATCACGCCGTCGCGCAGCACGATCACGCGGCGCGCGTGCGCGGCGATGTCGGGCTCGTGCGTCACCATGACCACCGTCTGGCCCTGGCTGGCGAGCCCCTCGAACACGCGCATGATCTCCTCGGACGTGTTCGAGTCCAGGTTACCCGTGGGCTCGTCGGCGAGGAGGATGGCCGGGTCGTTCACCAGCGCGCGGGCGATCGCGACGCGCTGGCGCTGGCCGCCCGAGAGCTCGTTGGGCCGATGCCCGAGGCGGGCGCCCAGCTGCACCTTCTCCAGCGCCTCCGTCGCGCGGCGCTTCCGCTCCGCCGCCGGCACGCCGGCGTAGACGAGCGGCAGCTCCACGTTCTGCAGCGCGGTGGAGCGGGGCAGCAGGTTGAACGTCTGGAAGACGAAGCCGATCTCGCGGTTGCGCACGTGCGCCAGCGAGTCGTCGCTCATCTGCGAGACGAGCTGCCCGTTGAGCCAGTACTCGCCCGAGTTCGGGGTGTCGAGGCAGCCGATCAGGTTCATCAGCGTCGACTTGCCCGAGCCGGAAGGGCCCATGATGGCCACGTACTCGTTCCGCCGGATGGCGAGGTCCACGCCCCGGAGGGCGCGGACGATCTCGCCGCCCATGTCGTACTCGCGCTTCAGCCCGCGGGTGACGATCACCCACTCCTTGCCCGGCGCCTGGCCCGTCACGCCGACGACGGCCCGCCGCTCGGCGGTGGTGCTGATCGGCGCTTCCGCCTCGGTGTCCTGCTCGAGGGGCGCGCTCACGACTTGGCTCCCTTCGGCGCCGGCTTGCCGTCCTTGCCCGTGGGCTGCTCGGCCTGGCGCACCAGCGCGCCGTCCTTCAGCTCCCGGATGGCCTGATAGGTCCCCGCCACGATCTTCTCTCCTTCCTTGAGGCCGCTCACGACTTCGAAGTACTTCTCACCCGCGATACCCACCTTTACGGGCTTGAACTGCACCTTGTTGTCGGCCCCCACGATGAAGACCCCCTCGACGTCCTTCTTGCCGACCTGCTTCTGGGGCTGGCGGTTGCCCAGGGTCGGGGCGGTGTCGGTGTTGGCGATCGCCTCGTCCTCGCGCACCGTGAGCGCGATGATCGGCACCGAGAGCACCTTGCTGCGCGTGTCGGTGATGATCTTGGCCGTGGCCGAGAAGTCCGGGCGGGTCTCCGCCGGGGCGTTCACGAGCTGGATCGTCACCTCGTAGTCGATCGCCTGGTCGGCCGCCTGTGCCGTCGCGCCCGCGGCCTTGAGCGAGCTGTTGGAGATCTCGGTCACGCGGCCGATGAAGGTCGTGTCCGGGAAGGCGTCGATCTGGATGATGGCCGAGTCGCCGAGCGAGATGCGCGCGACGTCGGTCTCGTCGACCTTCACCTTCGTCTCCATGATGCTCATGTTGCTGATCGTCAGGAGCGTCGCCGCGTCCTTGTTCAGCGTGCCCTGGATGGCGGTCTCGCCCTCCTCGACGTTCAGGCGCGTGACCTTGCCGCTCATCGGCGCGACGATGGTCGTGCGCTCCAGGCCCCGGCGCGCGTCGCGCAGGCCGGCGATGGCCTGGTCGACCTGGTGCTGCGCCGCCTCGTAGAGCGCCTGGTTCACCTCGGCCTGCGTCTTCAGCTGCTCCAGCTCCTGCGCCGAGACGAGCTGCGGGTTCTGGCGGACGATGTCGTTCTGGCGCTTGTAGGTCGCCTGCGCCTGCACCCAGTTCGCCTTCGCCTGCGCCGCCTGCGCGCGCGCCGACGACACGGCGGCCGTGGCGCGCTGCACCGCGGCCTCCGACTGCACCGGGTCGATCTGCAGCAGGAACTGCCCCTTCGTCACCAACTGCCCTTCCTCGACCGCGAGCCGCACGATGCGCCCGGTCACGTCGGCGCTGACGTCGACCTTCGTGTGCGGGATGATCTGCCCGCTGGCGGTGACCGAGGCCACGAGGTCGCGGCGGCCGACGGCCTCCATCTTGACCTCGGTGGCCTTCGTGCCGCGCTTCGACGCGCCCACGGCGGCCACGCCGGCCAGGGCGGCGATCGCCACGCCGGCGATGGTCAGCTTCATGCGCTTGGACATTCGGGACTCCGGAAGGGGAGAGGTAGGACTGGGGTGCGAGGCGCCGTGCGGCGCCCGGTCGCGAAGGGGGAGAGGCGGGGCCCGCGCGTCAGCGCAGCGGGCGCCCGACCGCGTTCTCGAGCGCCGCGAAGGCGCGGTGATACTCGTAGATGGCGTTCACGTAGTCGGTCTGCGCGCGCGCGTACTCGTCGCGCGCCGTGGCGACGTCGATGAACGTCCCCGCGCCCACGCGGTAGCGCTCCTGCGCCAGGAACAGCGCCTCGCGCGCCGTCGCCGCGCTCTGCTCCTGCAGCGCGACCGTCTGCCGCTGCGCCGTCAGCGTGCGGAAGGCGCCCGTGACGTCGGCCACCAGCTGCAGCTCCTGCGCACGCACGCGGTACGCGGCGTCGTTGCGGTTCGCGACCGCCTCCTGCACCCGCTGCTCGCGCGTGAAGCCGTTGAAGATCGGGAACGAGAGCGTGGCCGTGATGCTGTACGGGTTGCGCGTGTAGTCGTACAGGCTCCCGTTGCGCGCGCGCGCCGCCTGCACCTCGGTCGGCGTCAGCGCGACGTTGGCGCACGCCACCTCGGGATCGACCTGCTGGCCGGTCGCGATGTTCCGGATGCCGACCGTCGTCTCGCACTGGCCGACCTTGCTGTTCAGCGCCGACTGCACCAGCCCGCCCGTGCTCGTGAACTGGTTGCCCACGCCGCTGACGCCGGCCGACAGGTTGAGCGTCGGCAGGTAGTCGCCCTTCGCGCCCTTCACGTTCAGCCCCGCGACGTCCTCGCGCGTGCGCAGGGCGTTCAGCGTCGGGTTGGCGCGGCGCGCCTGCTCCAGCAGCGCGGGCAGCTCGACGCCGACGTCGGCGACCGCGAAGCGCGTCGTCAGCTGCACGTTCTCCGGCTGCGTCACGCCCACCTGCTGGAAGAGGCGCAGCTTCTCGACCTCGGCCTGGTTGCGCGCCTGGATCCCCGCGACCTGCGCCTGCCCGAGCGCCACCTCGGCGCGGCGGACGTCGAGCACGGTGGCGGCGCCGACCGCGACGCGCGCCTTCGCCAGCTCCAGCTGCGACTGCGCGGTGGCGATCAGCGAGTCCTGCAGCTGCGCGCGCGCGGCCTGCTGCAGCGCGAGCAGGTACTGCTGCGTGACGTTGGTGCGCAGGTTCTGCTCGGAGCCCGTGATGTCCGCCTCGACGGCCTCCTGGTTCGCG
This region of Roseisolibacter agri genomic DNA includes:
- a CDS encoding efflux RND transporter periplasmic adaptor subunit: MSKRMKLTIAGVAIAALAGVAAVGASKRGTKATEVKMEAVGRRDLVASVTASGQIIPHTKVDVSADVTGRIVRLAVEEGQLVTKGQFLLQIDPVQSEAAVQRATAAVSSARAQAAQAKANWVQAQATYKRQNDIVRQNPQLVSAQELEQLKTQAEVNQALYEAAQHQVDQAIAGLRDARRGLERTTIVAPMSGKVTRLNVEEGETAIQGTLNKDAATLLTISNMSIMETKVKVDETDVARISLGDSAIIQIDAFPDTTFIGRVTEISNSSLKAAGATAQAADQAIDYEVTIQLVNAPAETRPDFSATAKIITDTRSKVLSVPIIALTVREDEAIANTDTAPTLGNRQPQKQVGKKDVEGVFIVGADNKVQFKPVKVGIAGEKYFEVVSGLKEGEKIVAGTYQAIRELKDGALVRQAEQPTGKDGKPAPKGAKS
- a CDS encoding TolC family protein; protein product: MRLPLLVAGTARAVSPRLLAGALAIGAVTPAFPSALAAQTPAPTASVGPTLSLEEAIGLARQNNPLFQQAVNNRRRAGAQVRAAYGSLLPSLQTNFSTQYREGRQQFFAGTALGAQADQFNSQLSVGADVSYSVAALTAPRLQRANQEAVEADITGSEQNLRTNVTQQYLLALQQAARAQLQDSLIATAQSQLELAKARVAVGAATVLDVRRAEVALGQAQVAGIQARNQAEVEKLRLFQQVGVTQPENVQLTTRFAVADVGVELPALLEQARRANPTLNALRTREDVAGLNVKGAKGDYLPTLNLSAGVSGVGNQFTSTGGLVQSALNSKVGQCETTVGIRNIATGQQVDPEVACANVALTPTEVQAARARNGSLYDYTRNPYSITATLSFPIFNGFTREQRVQEAVANRNDAAYRVRAQELQLVADVTGAFRTLTAQRQTVALQEQSAATAREALFLAQERYRVGAGTFIDVATARDEYARAQTDYVNAIYEYHRAFAALENAVGRPLR
- a CDS encoding ABC transporter ATP-binding protein yields the protein MSTTAERRAVVGVTGQAPGKEWVIVTRGLKREYDMGGEIVRALRGVDLAIRRNEYVAIMGPSGSGKSTLMNLIGCLDTPNSGEYWLNGQLVSQMSDDSLAHVRNREIGFVFQTFNLLPRSTALQNVELPLVYAGVPAAERKRRATEALEKVQLGARLGHRPNELSGGQRQRVAIARALVNDPAILLADEPTGNLDSNTSEEIMRVFEGLASQGQTVVMVTHEPDIAAHARRVIVLRDGVIASDERREQFASRILTQPAH